One part of the Tenacibaculum sp. 190130A14a genome encodes these proteins:
- a CDS encoding ferredoxin, whose translation MVVITLQRNKCIGCNYCVELAPAQFQMSKKDGKSVLLHSTEKKGFFTIKTHDDSIFEASLEAKKACPVKIIEVKQR comes from the coding sequence ATGGTCGTAATTACATTACAGCGTAATAAATGCATAGGTTGCAATTATTGTGTTGAGTTAGCTCCTGCACAGTTTCAAATGTCTAAAAAAGACGGTAAATCGGTTTTATTACATTCAACAGAAAAAAAAGGTTTTTTTACTATAAAAACTCATGACGATAGTATTTTTGAAGCTTCGCTAGAAGCAAAAAAGGCATGTCCTGTTAAAATTATAGAAGTAAAACAACGATAA
- the feoB gene encoding ferrous iron transport protein B has product MSKQLHVALIGNPNTGKTSLFNQLTGLKQKVGNYPGVTVDKKQGSCKLPDGSKALITDLPGTYSINPTSIDESIVLKSLVNSNKPDVIAVVVEVENLKRNLLLFTQIKDLEIPTLLVINMADQMKSKGISIDIDLLKEELETEIVLISARDNSEVVKVKEKLVSITSKEKQDSVFDISQKIDRNYFEELKKTSSTYNVYELWLMVTQNYFPDTISQEEKEEIKDFQSDLGKVKRYQHKETIFRYQRINEALKKTYVVDKSKATDIRSRLDKIFTHKIFGYVIFFGLLLLIFQSIFEWASTPMDFIDEVFANFSEFTKTQLPEGKLTDLITDGIIPGIGGVVIFIPQIAILFLFIAILEETGYMSRVVFLMDKIMRRFGMSGKSIIPLISGTACAIPAVMATRTISSWKERLITILVTPFTTCSARLPVYAILIALIIPSKKVFGFISLQGLTLLSLYILGFAMAIIAAYILHKTLKIKNTSLFVIEMPNYKLPSLKNVFYDVFEKTKAFVFDAGKIILALSIILWFLASHGPSSYTNVEANILENVENAQLSKDEVEKKIASAKLENSYIGIMGKTIEPAVKPLGYDWKIGIGLITSFAAREVFVGTLATIYSVENDDEDTSTIKEKMAAEINPSTGKKRFNFATGISLLLFYAFAMQCMATLAIVKRETKSWKWPLIQLIGMGLLAYVSSLIAYQILS; this is encoded by the coding sequence ATGAGTAAACAGCTTCATGTAGCTTTAATAGGAAATCCAAATACAGGGAAAACATCGTTGTTTAACCAGTTAACAGGGTTAAAGCAGAAAGTTGGGAATTATCCGGGAGTAACTGTAGATAAGAAGCAAGGATCTTGTAAATTACCTGATGGTTCAAAGGCACTTATTACTGATTTACCAGGAACCTATAGCATAAACCCAACCTCAATTGATGAGAGTATCGTTTTAAAATCATTGGTAAATTCTAACAAACCAGATGTTATTGCTGTTGTTGTTGAGGTAGAAAACTTAAAGAGAAACTTATTACTTTTTACACAAATAAAGGATTTAGAGATCCCTACTTTATTGGTTATAAATATGGCCGATCAAATGAAGTCAAAAGGGATTTCTATAGATATTGATTTGTTAAAAGAAGAATTAGAAACTGAAATTGTTCTGATAAGTGCTAGAGATAATTCTGAAGTAGTTAAGGTAAAGGAGAAGTTGGTTTCGATAACTTCTAAAGAAAAACAAGACTCGGTTTTTGATATTTCTCAAAAAATTGATAGAAACTATTTTGAAGAGTTAAAAAAGACAAGTTCAACATATAATGTATATGAGTTGTGGTTAATGGTTACTCAAAACTATTTTCCAGACACTATTTCACAAGAAGAAAAAGAGGAAATTAAAGATTTTCAATCAGACTTAGGCAAGGTAAAGCGCTACCAGCATAAAGAAACGATTTTTCGATACCAAAGAATTAATGAAGCCTTAAAAAAGACATATGTTGTTGATAAATCTAAAGCAACTGATATTCGCAGTAGATTAGACAAAATATTTACACATAAAATTTTCGGGTACGTAATTTTCTTTGGTTTGTTATTGTTAATCTTTCAGTCAATTTTTGAATGGGCTTCTACGCCAATGGATTTTATTGATGAAGTTTTTGCTAATTTCTCAGAGTTTACCAAAACACAACTTCCAGAAGGTAAGCTTACCGATTTAATAACAGATGGAATTATTCCAGGAATAGGAGGAGTTGTAATTTTTATTCCACAAATAGCCATATTATTTTTATTCATTGCCATATTAGAGGAAACAGGTTATATGAGTAGAGTGGTGTTTTTAATGGATAAAATTATGCGTCGATTTGGAATGAGTGGTAAGAGTATTATTCCATTAATTTCAGGAACAGCTTGTGCAATACCAGCTGTAATGGCTACGAGAACGATTTCTAGTTGGAAAGAACGCTTAATTACCATTTTAGTTACTCCATTTACTACTTGCTCCGCAAGGTTACCAGTGTATGCTATTTTAATAGCTTTAATTATTCCAAGTAAAAAGGTGTTTGGATTTATAAGTTTGCAAGGCTTAACGCTATTGAGTCTTTATATTTTGGGATTTGCAATGGCTATTATTGCTGCATATATTTTACATAAAACCTTAAAAATTAAGAATACTTCTCTCTTTGTAATTGAAATGCCAAATTATAAACTACCTTCTTTAAAGAATGTGTTTTATGATGTGTTCGAAAAAACGAAAGCTTTTGTATTTGATGCAGGAAAAATAATTCTAGCACTCTCTATTATTTTATGGTTTTTGGCTTCGCACGGTCCATCATCTTACACTAACGTAGAGGCAAATATTTTAGAAAATGTTGAAAATGCTCAGCTTTCTAAAGATGAGGTTGAAAAGAAAATAGCTTCGGCAAAATTAGAGAATTCATATATTGGTATTATGGGTAAAACTATTGAACCTGCAGTAAAACCTTTAGGATATGATTGGAAAATAGGAATTGGATTAATTACTTCATTTGCAGCGAGAGAAGTTTTTGTAGGAACATTAGCTACGATTTACAGTGTAGAAAATGATGATGAAGATACCTCTACAATAAAAGAAAAAATGGCAGCAGAAATAAATCCAAGTACAGGAAAGAAACGTTTTAATTTTGCTACTGGAATTTCATTATTGCTATTTTATGCTTTTGCAATGCAATGTATGGCAACTTTAGCAATTGTAAAGCGAGAAACCAAAAGCTGGAAATGGCCGTTAATACAATTAATAGGAATGGGATTATTGGCCTATGTATCATCATTAATAGCGTATCAAATATTAAGTTAA
- a CDS encoding FeoA family protein, with protein sequence MSTIASLYIGEKGIILEESLDKIPLKLLEMGCLPGSEVELLQIAPLKDPLYICVNGSHLSIRKDTASKILITKI encoded by the coding sequence TTGAGTACAATTGCATCGTTATATATTGGAGAAAAGGGTATTATCTTAGAAGAGAGCTTAGATAAAATACCATTAAAATTATTAGAAATGGGTTGTTTGCCAGGATCTGAAGTAGAACTTTTACAAATAGCACCGTTAAAAGACCCTCTTTATATTTGTGTAAACGGAAGTCATTTATCAATTCGTAAGGATACTGCTTCAAAAATTTTAATTACTAAAATTTAA
- a CDS encoding sensor histidine kinase yields MILLILLASILIVLVTIYQYDEQTKDYNVHRLGRKEDATRHDIEIELKHKTTYPVTTENLSRIFQDRIYEMATVHKLNILMYDMNGKLLKSSKPFNFERVENLPQLSKEVILELANNSNHRILKSRKTGGGITYQSSYTYINDLRFKRIGILEIEIAQNNEEQKKELEEFISRLAVVYIFMFIAAILLAYFLSAYITRSIQTISNKIKETRLNKRNEKITLNSASSEINSLIDSYNNMIDQLEESAVKLAQSEREQAWREMAKQVAHEIKNPLTPMRLSVQSFDRRFDPNDPNIKQKMTEYSETLIQQIDVMSSIASAFSDFAKMPTQKKEKLEVIDVVKHALDIFTEDYIHYIPSEEKIYANLDKTQLIRIITNLVKNATQSMPKGSKTPKIEVKVASKGTNVKITVADNGKGIKEENKKLIFEPKFTTKTSGMGLGLPMIKKIIEAYDGTITFTSNEGIGTVFTVMLPKI; encoded by the coding sequence ATGATATTATTAATATTATTGGCTTCTATTCTTATTGTATTAGTAACTATTTATCAATACGACGAACAAACAAAAGATTATAACGTTCATCGTTTAGGAAGAAAAGAAGATGCAACTCGACACGACATTGAAATTGAATTAAAACACAAAACTACTTATCCGGTAACCACAGAGAATCTATCCAGAATATTTCAAGATAGAATTTACGAAATGGCAACCGTACATAAATTAAACATTCTTATGTACGATATGAATGGTAAGTTGTTAAAATCTTCCAAACCTTTTAATTTTGAACGAGTTGAAAACCTACCACAATTATCTAAGGAGGTTATTCTAGAATTAGCGAATAATTCTAACCATAGAATTTTAAAAAGTCGTAAAACTGGTGGAGGAATTACCTATCAATCATCTTATACCTATATTAACGACCTACGTTTTAAACGAATAGGAATTCTCGAAATAGAAATAGCTCAAAATAACGAAGAACAAAAGAAAGAACTAGAAGAGTTTATTTCACGTTTGGCTGTTGTATATATTTTCATGTTTATAGCCGCTATTTTGTTGGCTTATTTCTTATCTGCATACATCACAAGATCTATACAAACCATTTCAAATAAAATTAAAGAAACACGCTTAAACAAACGAAACGAAAAAATTACACTAAATTCGGCTAGTTCAGAGATCAACTCTTTGATTGATTCATATAACAATATGATTGATCAGCTTGAGGAAAGTGCCGTAAAATTGGCGCAAAGCGAACGTGAACAGGCATGGAGAGAAATGGCGAAACAAGTTGCCCATGAAATTAAAAACCCACTAACACCAATGAGGTTATCTGTGCAAAGTTTTGATAGGAGATTTGACCCTAATGACCCTAACATCAAACAAAAGATGACAGAGTATAGTGAAACACTCATACAACAAATCGATGTAATGAGTTCAATTGCTTCTGCTTTTTCAGATTTTGCAAAAATGCCTACTCAGAAAAAAGAAAAACTTGAAGTTATTGATGTTGTGAAACACGCGTTAGATATCTTTACGGAAGATTATATTCATTATATTCCAAGTGAAGAAAAAATTTATGCTAACCTAGATAAAACGCAATTAATACGTATTATAACGAACTTGGTGAAAAATGCCACGCAATCAATGCCTAAGGGAAGTAAAACACCAAAAATTGAGGTAAAAGTTGCTTCGAAAGGAACCAATGTAAAAATAACTGTTGCCGATAACGGAAAAGGAATCAAAGAAGAGAATAAAAAGTTAATTTTTGAACCTAAATTCACTACTAAAACAAGTGGAATGGGATTAGGTTTACCAATGATAAAAAAAATAATTGAAGCATATGACGGTACCATCACCTTTACATCAAATGAAGGTATAGGAACTGTATTTACTGTAATGTTACCAAAAATTTAA
- a CDS encoding DNA polymerase III subunit delta', with protein MTFDEIIGQNHIKKHLVQSAENGRIPHAQLFVGKEGSGTLATAIAYAQFLLCNSAPNPEVCNLKCNKLQHPDLHFAFPVTTNDTVKKHPVSSLFMEDWRSFIDKQPYGSLFNWLQHIGVENKQGQIGVDEAEEIVKKLQLKSYEGGFKIMIIWMAEKMNTAASNKLLKLIEEPPNKTIFLLVAEDEGQIINTIKSRCQAIHFTPVSNQDVANALVSREQINENEATKIAYQSEGNYNKALHILHNNSNDLQFEEWFITWIRAAFRAKGNAAVIQDLIGWSEEIAKSGRETQKQFLQYCLQFFRQALLLNYGTPDLVFLETQTANFDLAKFAPFIHSANMLTIEKEVGEAQYHIERNGNAKIILLDLSIKLTRLLHTKEEKIQS; from the coding sequence ATGACTTTCGATGAAATAATTGGCCAAAATCATATAAAGAAACACTTAGTTCAATCAGCAGAAAATGGTAGAATACCACATGCACAACTATTTGTAGGAAAAGAAGGTTCAGGCACCTTAGCTACTGCAATTGCTTACGCACAGTTTTTGCTTTGTAATAGTGCTCCGAACCCTGAAGTTTGTAATCTAAAATGCAACAAGTTACAACATCCTGATTTACATTTTGCTTTTCCCGTAACTACAAATGATACTGTAAAGAAACACCCAGTAAGTAGTTTGTTTATGGAAGATTGGAGGTCTTTTATTGATAAACAACCTTATGGAAGTTTATTTAATTGGCTACAACACATTGGGGTTGAAAATAAGCAGGGACAAATTGGAGTTGATGAGGCAGAAGAAATCGTAAAAAAACTTCAGTTAAAATCATATGAAGGTGGATTTAAGATAATGATTATTTGGATGGCTGAAAAAATGAACACCGCAGCTTCAAATAAACTTTTAAAACTAATAGAAGAACCTCCTAACAAAACGATTTTTTTACTAGTTGCTGAAGATGAAGGTCAAATTATCAATACGATAAAATCACGTTGTCAGGCAATACACTTTACACCTGTAAGCAATCAAGATGTTGCAAATGCCCTTGTTTCGAGAGAACAAATCAATGAAAATGAGGCTACAAAAATTGCCTATCAATCTGAAGGAAATTATAACAAAGCACTTCATATTTTACACAACAACTCTAACGACTTACAGTTTGAAGAGTGGTTTATTACTTGGATTCGTGCTGCCTTCAGAGCAAAAGGAAACGCAGCCGTTATTCAGGATTTAATTGGATGGTCGGAAGAAATAGCAAAATCTGGTAGAGAAACTCAAAAGCAATTTTTACAATATTGTTTACAGTTTTTCAGACAAGCACTTTTATTAAACTACGGAACTCCAGATTTGGTGTTTTTAGAAACTCAAACAGCTAATTTCGATCTAGCAAAATTTGCTCCCTTCATACACAGTGCGAATATGTTAACCATTGAAAAGGAAGTAGGAGAAGCGCAATATCATATTGAAAGGAATGGAAATGCTAAAATTATTTTACTAGATTTATCTATTAAACTAACACGTCTTCTACATACAAAAGAAGAAAAAATTCAATCTTAA
- a CDS encoding enoyl-CoA hydratase/isomerase family protein: MNFENILVENSNGLATITINRPKKLNALNKATIEELHSAFNSLDQDNETKVIIITGSGEKAFVAGADISEFAHFSIEEGGSLAQKGQEILFDFVENLSTPVIAAVNGFALGGGLELAMASHFRIASDNAKMGLPEVSLGVIPGYGGTQRLPQLVGKGKAMEMIMTAGMISAEEAKQVGLVNHVTSQEELLGLAEKIAGKIMKNSSVAIGAAIRAINDNFKDGVNGYTSEIKEFGNCFGTEDFKEGTTAFLEKRKPQFPGK; this comes from the coding sequence ATGAATTTCGAAAACATACTAGTTGAAAATTCAAATGGATTAGCAACTATTACCATCAACAGACCAAAAAAACTAAACGCGTTAAACAAAGCTACTATTGAAGAACTTCATAGTGCTTTTAATTCCTTAGACCAAGACAACGAAACTAAAGTAATCATAATAACAGGAAGCGGTGAAAAAGCTTTTGTAGCTGGTGCTGATATTTCTGAATTTGCACATTTTTCTATAGAAGAAGGAGGAAGTCTAGCTCAAAAAGGACAGGAAATCTTATTTGATTTTGTAGAAAATTTATCAACCCCTGTAATTGCTGCGGTTAATGGGTTTGCTTTAGGAGGAGGTTTAGAATTAGCCATGGCGAGTCATTTTAGAATTGCTTCTGACAATGCTAAAATGGGACTACCTGAAGTTTCTTTAGGGGTTATTCCAGGATATGGAGGAACACAACGCTTACCTCAACTTGTTGGTAAAGGAAAAGCGATGGAAATGATTATGACTGCTGGAATGATTTCTGCAGAAGAAGCAAAACAAGTAGGGCTGGTAAACCATGTAACCTCTCAAGAAGAATTACTAGGATTGGCTGAAAAAATTGCCGGAAAAATCATGAAAAACTCTTCTGTAGCCATTGGAGCTGCTATTAGAGCTATTAACGATAACTTTAAAGATGGAGTTAACGGATATACTTCCGAAATAAAAGAATTTGGAAACTGCTTTGGGACCGAAGATTTTAAAGAAGGAACTACTGCCTTTTTAGAAAAAAGAAAACCTCAATTCCCAGGAAAGTAA
- a CDS encoding aspartate-semialdehyde dehydrogenase gives MRVAVVGATGMVGNVMLQVLAERNFPVTELIPVASERSVGNQLEFKGTNYTIVGLETAVSMKPDVALFSAGGSTSLEWAPKFAEVGTTVIDNSSAWRMDPTKKLIVPEINASELTEEDKIIANPNCSTIQMVMALAPLHKKYGINRLVISTYQSITGTGVKAVRQLENEVKGIEGEAAYPHQIHKNALPHCDVFEEAGYTKEELKLVRETHKILNDPSIGITATAVRIPVVGGHSESVNIEFDNHYELDDVRTVLNETDGVVVQDNIENNEYPMPFYAEGKDEVFVGRIRRDLSRENALNMWIVSDNLRKGAATNTIQIAEYLVANSLIKNSVEA, from the coding sequence ATGAGAGTAGCAGTAGTAGGAGCTACCGGAATGGTAGGTAATGTAATGTTACAAGTATTAGCAGAACGTAATTTTCCTGTAACAGAATTAATTCCTGTAGCTTCAGAGCGTTCTGTAGGGAATCAGTTAGAGTTTAAAGGAACAAACTACACGATAGTTGGGTTAGAAACTGCTGTTTCTATGAAACCAGATGTAGCTTTGTTTTCAGCAGGTGGTAGCACCTCATTAGAATGGGCGCCTAAATTTGCTGAAGTAGGAACGACGGTAATAGACAATTCATCTGCATGGAGAATGGATCCTACAAAGAAATTAATTGTACCTGAAATTAATGCTTCTGAGTTAACTGAAGAAGATAAAATTATTGCAAACCCAAATTGTTCTACCATTCAAATGGTCATGGCTTTGGCTCCTTTACATAAGAAATATGGAATTAATAGGTTAGTAATTTCTACTTATCAATCAATTACAGGAACTGGTGTAAAAGCTGTACGTCAGTTAGAAAATGAAGTAAAAGGTATTGAAGGGGAGGCTGCATATCCTCATCAAATTCATAAGAATGCTTTACCTCATTGTGATGTTTTTGAAGAAGCTGGTTATACTAAAGAGGAGTTAAAGTTAGTTAGAGAAACACATAAAATTTTAAACGATCCAAGTATTGGAATTACCGCAACAGCAGTTAGAATTCCTGTAGTAGGAGGACATAGTGAATCTGTAAATATTGAGTTTGATAACCACTATGAGTTGGATGATGTAAGAACAGTTTTGAATGAAACAGATGGTGTAGTTGTTCAAGATAATATAGAGAATAATGAATACCCAATGCCTTTTTATGCAGAAGGGAAAGATGAAGTTTTTGTAGGGAGAATTCGTAGAGATTTATCTAGAGAAAATGCATTGAATATGTGGATAGTTTCCGATAATCTTAGAAAAGGGGCTGCTACAAATACGATTCAAATTGCAGAATATTTAGTGGCAAACAGTCTTATTAAAAATTCTGTTGAAGCATAA
- a CDS encoding N-acetyltransferase family protein translates to MIRSVSIRDAKEISDIYNYYVENDIATFDESPVTVTYFENKIVDVTKSFPWFVFEDEQGVVGYAHANFWNTRSAYSNSAEVSVYVKQGAIQKGIGTQLYTKLIDTLKESEFRVLIGGISLPNEASVRLHERFGFEKVAHFKEVGYKFNKWVDVGYWQLTVNKSKK, encoded by the coding sequence ATGATAAGGAGTGTAAGCATACGAGATGCAAAGGAGATTTCAGACATCTACAATTATTATGTAGAAAACGATATTGCAACATTTGATGAATCTCCTGTTACTGTGACATATTTTGAAAATAAAATAGTTGATGTAACAAAGTCTTTTCCTTGGTTTGTTTTTGAAGATGAACAAGGAGTTGTTGGTTACGCACATGCAAACTTTTGGAATACGAGAAGCGCTTATAGTAATTCAGCAGAGGTTTCCGTATATGTGAAGCAAGGAGCAATTCAAAAAGGAATAGGAACTCAATTATATACAAAACTCATTGATACATTAAAAGAAAGTGAGTTTCGAGTATTAATTGGAGGAATATCGTTACCAAATGAAGCTAGTGTAAGATTACATGAGAGGTTTGGGTTTGAAAAGGTAGCGCATTTTAAAGAAGTTGGATATAAATTTAATAAATGGGTAGATGTTGGCTATTGGCAACTTACCGTAAATAAAAGTAAAAAATGA
- a CDS encoding HD domain-containing protein, translating to MNKEQIIKNTISFVKETLEGAEGGHDFFHIERVYRNALLISQEEEVDRFVVALGALLHDIADSKFYNGDETVGPKKARAFLSKEGVDENVILHVENIIKNISFKGGNFHQEFSSPELGVIQDADRLDAIGAIGIARCFNYGGFKNRALYDPEIKPNLNMSKEEYKKSTAPTINHFYEKLLLLKNKMNTETGRRLAQDRDDFMKQFLEQFYKEWNANF from the coding sequence ATGAATAAAGAACAAATAATAAAAAATACAATATCCTTTGTTAAAGAGACTTTAGAAGGGGCAGAAGGAGGACACGATTTTTTTCATATTGAGCGAGTTTATAGAAATGCGTTATTAATTTCTCAAGAGGAAGAGGTAGATCGATTTGTAGTAGCTTTAGGTGCTTTATTACATGATATTGCAGATAGCAAATTTTATAATGGAGATGAAACTGTTGGTCCTAAAAAGGCACGAGCTTTTTTAAGCAAAGAAGGAGTTGATGAAAATGTGATTTTGCACGTAGAGAATATTATCAAGAATATTTCTTTTAAAGGAGGGAACTTTCATCAAGAGTTTAGTTCTCCGGAGTTGGGTGTAATTCAAGATGCAGACAGGTTGGACGCTATTGGAGCAATTGGAATTGCACGTTGTTTTAATTATGGTGGATTTAAGAATAGGGCATTGTATGATCCTGAAATTAAGCCTAATTTGAATATGTCGAAAGAAGAATATAAGAAATCTACTGCTCCTACAATTAATCACTTTTATGAGAAACTATTATTATTGAAGAATAAAATGAATACTGAAACAGGTCGAAGGTTAGCTCAAGATAGAGACGATTTTATGAAGCAGTTTCTGGAGCAATTTTACAAAGAGTGGAATGCGAACTTTTAA
- a CDS encoding rhodanese-related sulfurtransferase, with the protein MQLYNKLSAEERAKLIDEAGKDRLTISFYQYFKIENPTLFRNKLFIEWNELEVLGRTYVSYEGINAQISVPAENFLALKEQLDSISFLKDIRLNVAVEQDNKSFLKLKVKVRNKIVADGLNDDTFDVTNKGVHLSAKEFNEMLADPNTVCVDMRNHYESEIGHFEGAVTPDVDTFRDSLDIIENDLKEHKEDKNLLMYCTGGIRCEKASAYYKHKGFKNVFQLEGGIIEYTRQVKAEGIENKFKGKNFVFDHRRAERISDDIISNCHQCGKPCDTHTNCANEGCHLLFIQCDECAEQMENTCSSECQEIIHLSYEEQKALRKGKHASNKIFKKGRSEALKFKK; encoded by the coding sequence ATGCAACTGTACAACAAGTTAAGCGCAGAGGAACGCGCTAAATTAATTGACGAAGCGGGAAAGGACCGTCTTACTATTTCTTTCTATCAATATTTTAAGATAGAAAACCCAACACTTTTTAGAAATAAATTATTCATCGAATGGAATGAACTTGAAGTTCTTGGAAGAACTTATGTTTCTTATGAAGGAATCAATGCTCAAATTTCTGTTCCAGCTGAGAATTTCTTAGCATTAAAAGAACAATTAGATAGTATTTCTTTCTTAAAAGATATTCGTTTAAATGTTGCTGTAGAGCAAGACAATAAGTCGTTCTTAAAACTAAAAGTAAAAGTTCGCAATAAGATTGTAGCCGATGGATTGAATGATGATACTTTTGATGTTACCAATAAAGGGGTTCATTTATCAGCAAAAGAGTTTAACGAAATGCTTGCAGACCCTAATACTGTTTGTGTAGATATGCGTAATCATTACGAAAGTGAGATAGGTCATTTTGAAGGAGCCGTTACTCCAGATGTAGATACTTTTCGTGACTCTTTAGACATTATTGAAAATGATTTAAAAGAACATAAAGAAGATAAAAACCTATTAATGTATTGCACAGGAGGAATTCGCTGCGAAAAAGCCTCTGCTTACTACAAACACAAAGGATTTAAAAATGTTTTTCAATTAGAAGGTGGTATTATTGAATATACGAGACAAGTAAAAGCCGAAGGCATCGAAAATAAATTTAAAGGAAAGAATTTCGTTTTTGATCATAGACGTGCTGAACGAATCTCTGACGATATTATTTCTAATTGCCATCAATGCGGTAAACCTTGTGACACACACACTAACTGTGCAAATGAAGGATGTCATTTGTTATTTATTCAGTGTGATGAATGTGCCGAACAAATGGAAAATACATGTTCTTCAGAATGTCAAGAAATCATTCATTTATCATACGAAGAGCAAAAAGCTTTACGTAAAGGAAAGCACGCCAGTAATAAAATCTTTAAAAAAGGACGTTCAGAAGCTTTAAAGTTCAAGAAATAA
- a CDS encoding peptidase U32 family protein produces MQKIELMAPAGNFESLQAALDNGCDSVYFGVEQLNMRARASINFTLDDLEEVSRRCKEKNVRTYLTLNTIIYDHDLSIVKTLIKRAKEADITAVIAMDQAVIAMARAEGMEVHISTQINITNIETVKFYAMFADTVVLSRELSLRQVKKITEQIEKEEIKGPSGRLLEIEIFGHGALCMAVSGKCYMSLHSHNSSANRGACKQNCRKKYTVIDQESGFEMELDNEYIMSPKDLCTIDFLDQVADAGIKVLKIEGRGRAPEYVAKVIKCYRDAIDSLYNGNYDKQKVISWMQELEKVYNRGFWNGYYLGQKLGEWSKEPGSHATQKKVYLGKGVHYFSKAEIGEFKIEAYDVTVGDTILITGPTTGAREMELKSMFVNDKEAQTATKGDEVTMKLDFKIRPSDKLYKIVKTEFSKN; encoded by the coding sequence ATGCAAAAGATAGAATTAATGGCTCCCGCTGGTAATTTTGAATCATTACAAGCGGCATTAGATAACGGATGTGATTCTGTATACTTTGGAGTTGAACAACTAAACATGCGAGCTAGAGCATCTATAAATTTTACCTTAGATGATTTAGAAGAAGTTTCTCGTAGATGTAAAGAAAAAAACGTTCGAACTTACCTTACTTTAAATACGATTATTTACGATCATGATTTATCAATTGTAAAAACATTAATAAAAAGAGCTAAAGAAGCAGATATTACAGCTGTAATTGCAATGGACCAAGCTGTAATTGCGATGGCTAGGGCAGAAGGTATGGAAGTACATATCTCAACACAAATAAATATTACAAACATTGAAACCGTAAAATTTTATGCGATGTTTGCCGATACTGTCGTTTTGAGTAGAGAATTAAGCTTACGCCAAGTAAAGAAAATTACCGAACAAATAGAAAAAGAAGAAATCAAAGGACCATCGGGACGTTTGTTAGAAATTGAAATTTTCGGACACGGAGCTCTTTGTATGGCTGTTTCCGGTAAATGTTACATGAGTTTACACTCACACAATTCTTCTGCAAATAGAGGTGCATGTAAACAAAACTGTCGTAAAAAATACACAGTAATAGATCAAGAATCCGGTTTTGAAATGGAATTGGATAATGAGTACATTATGTCTCCAAAAGATTTATGTACTATTGACTTCCTTGATCAAGTGGCAGATGCTGGGATTAAAGTGCTTAAAATTGAAGGTCGTGGACGTGCACCTGAATATGTTGCCAAGGTAATTAAATGTTACCGAGACGCTATTGATAGTTTATACAATGGAAATTACGATAAGCAGAAAGTAATTAGCTGGATGCAAGAACTTGAAAAAGTATACAATCGTGGTTTTTGGAATGGATACTATCTAGGTCAGAAATTAGGAGAATGGAGCAAAGAACCTGGTTCTCATGCTACTCAAAAGAAGGTATACCTAGGAAAAGGAGTTCATTATTTTTCAAAGGCCGAAATTGGTGAGTTTAAAATTGAAGCATATGATGTAACTGTTGGAGATACAATTTTAATTACGGGGCCTACTACTGGAGCTAGAGAAATGGAATTAAAAAGCATGTTTGTAAACGACAAAGAAGCACAAACGGCTACCAAAGGTGATGAAGTAACTATGAAGCTAGATTTTAAAATTCGTCCATCAGATAAACTATACAAAATCGTAAAAACCGAATTTTCAAAAAACTAA